Proteins from a genomic interval of bacterium BMS3Abin14:
- a CDS encoding transposase, with translation MDVGCYGHSVAIGLADGALIEEFEIDHSPEGFCHFFGRIARQEAKYDLPVSVAMEGYNGYARPLDRLVRLKNYRLFNINNVKLARFKEIFPGAAKTDRIDARKGLELFQLQDFLPAAKGVLQEVAATSEENALLKRLTRRRRRLVEERARVLNIMQADLQAVSPGLLGITGDASNVWFLRLITSTDSLEKLSRLRRSTLLKIRSVGRKYAEVIQAWQKRAHFSDEVDYVGEMI, from the coding sequence GTGGATGTAGGCTGTTATGGTCACAGTGTGGCAATCGGCCTTGCGGATGGTGCGTTGATCGAGGAGTTCGAGATCGACCACAGCCCTGAAGGGTTTTGCCACTTCTTTGGTCGTATTGCTCGCCAGGAGGCCAAATATGACCTTCCGGTATCGGTGGCGATGGAGGGCTACAATGGATACGCACGCCCCCTGGACCGGCTGGTACGTCTTAAAAACTACCGTCTGTTCAACATCAACAACGTTAAGCTCGCCCGTTTCAAGGAGATCTTTCCAGGGGCGGCCAAGACGGACCGGATCGACGCGAGGAAAGGTCTTGAGCTGTTTCAGCTCCAGGACTTCCTTCCGGCGGCCAAGGGTGTCCTTCAGGAGGTAGCGGCCACTTCGGAGGAGAACGCTCTTTTAAAGCGTCTGACCCGTCGCCGGAGGCGGCTGGTGGAAGAAAGAGCCCGCGTTCTTAATATTATGCAGGCCGATTTACAGGCAGTGAGCCCTGGGCTACTGGGAATCACAGGTGATGCTTCCAATGTTTGGTTTCTCCGGCTAATAACCAGCACGGATAGTCTGGAGAAATTGTCCCGGCTACGCCGGTCCACTCTCCTGAAGATCCGCTCTGTGGGACGCAAGTATGCGGAGGTGATCCAGGCTTGGCAGAAACGGGCACACTTCAGCGATGAGGTGGATTATGTGGGTGAGATGATCTAG
- a CDS encoding transposase IS116/IS110/IS902 family protein: protein MLSLPGFGPTSTAELAAEIGTIGRFETEASLALYLGMAILDNSSGRKRGSKTSKMVNTRAKAAMMAAVDSHRKCVPESQRYYEKKRAEGKKHNQAVRALGRHLCRVIFKMLKEEREYEIRN from the coding sequence TTGTTGTCCCTTCCTGGTTTCGGTCCCACCAGTACAGCCGAACTGGCTGCCGAGATCGGAACGATAGGCCGGTTCGAGACCGAAGCCAGTCTGGCTCTATACCTGGGCATGGCCATCCTCGACAACAGCTCAGGAAGGAAGAGAGGATCAAAGACATCGAAGATGGTCAACACCAGGGCCAAGGCTGCCATGATGGCCGCTGTGGACAGCCACAGGAAGTGTGTTCCCGAATCTCAAAGGTACTATGAAAAGAAACGTGCGGAGGGGAAGAAACACAATCAAGCGGTAAGGGCCTTGGGCAGGCACCTGTGTCGGGTCATTTTTAAGATGCTCAAGGAAGAAAGGGAATACGAAATCCGGAATTGA
- a CDS encoding nitroreductase A, whose translation MIEELVRTNRSYRRFYQDHSISGDTLKEFIGLARLTPSTANRQPIRYILSGDPEKNARIFPHLAWAGYLADWNGPTEGERPSGYILLLGDTRITSAFACDHGIIAQTILLGAVEKGLGGCMISSIKRDSLRASLQIPEHYEILLAIALGKPKEEISIDPLGEDGSIKYWRDEKGVHHVPKRRLEDLITDL comes from the coding sequence ATGATTGAGGAACTTGTACGGACCAACCGGAGTTACCGGCGCTTTTACCAGGACCACAGCATCTCCGGGGATACCTTGAAGGAGTTCATCGGCCTGGCTAGGCTGACGCCGTCCACCGCCAACAGACAGCCCATCCGGTACATCCTGTCCGGAGACCCTGAGAAAAATGCCCGTATCTTCCCTCATCTGGCCTGGGCCGGTTACCTTGCGGACTGGAACGGCCCCACTGAGGGAGAACGTCCTTCAGGCTATATCCTGCTTCTGGGCGATACCAGGATTACCAGCGCATTCGCCTGCGATCATGGGATTATTGCCCAGACCATCCTCCTTGGAGCCGTGGAAAAGGGGCTTGGCGGATGCATGATCAGCTCCATTAAAAGGGATTCCCTCCGAGCCTCCCTTCAGATCCCGGAACACTACGAGATCCTCCTTGCCATTGCCCTCGGGAAACCGAAGGAGGAGATATCCATCGACCCGTTGGGCGAGGACGGAAGCATCAAGTACTGGAGGGACGAAAAAGGGGTCCACCACGTGCCCAAAAGGAGACTGGAGGACCTGATCACGGATCTTTAG
- the acoA gene encoding aconitate hydratase: protein MKTSALSPFDVRKTLKSGDKSYTIYHLGALSGAGVSGVDRLPFSIRVLLENLLRHSGGKFVSREDVLRLAAWSPGNSGGGTIPFMPARVVLQDFTGLPALVDLAAMRSAMERKGGDPSRINPSIPADMVIDHSVQVDHFGTGQAFEFNIQKETERNAERYSMLHWGQKAFSNLRVVPPGAGIVHQVNLEYLGSVVGTRTIHGELYAFPDTLVGTDSHTPMINGLGVLGWGVGGIEAEAVLLGQPYYMPIPEVVGINIKGRLPSESTSTDLVLTITEFLREKGVVGRFVEFFGTGLRTLTLPDRATISNMSPEYGATAAFFPVDDETLRYLSATGRPRELVDLVENYSKHQGLFHSETDEEPSYTSVYELDMGKVEPSLAGPSKPHQRVKLGGMKDSFLETLPRMLEAGVTSDADRFDDCGYWADEGGSSHPVPEKCGCPTDPRPLCRCVEEELDQAKIPICDGSVVIAAITSCTNTSNPSVMIGAGLLARNAVKRGLRTRPWVKTSLAPGSGVVTSYLDDSGLTPFLDALGFHVVGYGCTTCIGNSGPLRAGIAKAIEENQLVTAAVLSGNRNYEARINPYIRANYLASPMLVVAYAIAGSVTVDMTHDPLGRDPNGNPVYLKEIWPSREEILSTVKSFLDPGKFLDAYSHIYEGNEFWNSLKDSDSNLFPWDPASIYIREPPFFDDMPDTPPVPRDIEGARILGIFGDTLTTDHISPAGTIPDDSPAGHYLLENGIQGSDFNSFGSRRGNHEVMMRGTFGNIRIQNAMVEGEGGWTLHMPEGERMTIFDAAMRYKDEDTPLVVVGGKEYGAGSSRDWAAKGTLLLGVKAVLAQSFERIHRSNLVGMGVLPLQFESGENTETLGLTGKETLEITGIGEGLAANGKATVTARMDGADEKPITFTAGVLLNSPVEVEYYRHGGILQKVLRDMLENR, encoded by the coding sequence ATGAAAACATCCGCACTCTCCCCCTTTGACGTGAGGAAGACCCTGAAATCAGGGGACAAATCATATACAATTTACCACCTGGGCGCTCTTTCCGGAGCGGGGGTGTCGGGTGTTGACCGGCTTCCTTTTTCCATCCGTGTTCTACTCGAAAACCTGCTTCGACATTCCGGGGGTAAGTTCGTGTCTCGAGAGGATGTCCTGAGGCTGGCGGCGTGGAGCCCTGGCAACAGCGGTGGGGGAACCATACCCTTCATGCCGGCACGTGTGGTCCTTCAGGACTTCACAGGTTTGCCCGCCCTGGTGGATCTCGCCGCCATGCGTTCTGCCATGGAACGAAAGGGGGGGGACCCGTCCAGGATCAATCCGTCCATTCCGGCGGATATGGTCATAGACCATTCGGTACAGGTGGACCACTTCGGAACCGGCCAGGCCTTCGAGTTCAACATCCAGAAGGAGACGGAGCGCAATGCCGAACGCTACTCCATGCTCCATTGGGGACAGAAGGCTTTCTCCAATCTCCGGGTGGTGCCCCCCGGGGCGGGGATTGTCCACCAGGTCAACCTGGAATATCTTGGATCGGTTGTCGGGACACGTACAATCCATGGGGAATTGTACGCTTTTCCCGACACTCTTGTAGGCACTGACTCCCATACACCGATGATAAACGGCCTGGGCGTACTTGGATGGGGCGTGGGGGGGATAGAGGCGGAGGCCGTGCTCCTGGGGCAGCCATACTACATGCCCATACCTGAGGTTGTCGGGATCAATATAAAAGGCAGGCTTCCCAGTGAGTCCACGTCCACTGACCTTGTGCTCACCATCACCGAATTTCTCCGGGAAAAAGGTGTTGTGGGGCGATTTGTGGAGTTCTTCGGCACCGGGTTAAGGACCCTGACCCTTCCCGACCGGGCAACGATTTCCAATATGTCCCCGGAGTACGGAGCCACCGCGGCCTTCTTTCCGGTGGATGATGAGACACTTCGATACCTTTCGGCAACCGGCAGGCCCCGGGAGCTTGTCGACCTTGTCGAAAACTACTCAAAGCATCAGGGGCTCTTTCACTCCGAAACGGACGAAGAACCCTCCTATACCTCGGTTTATGAGCTGGACATGGGAAAGGTCGAACCCTCTTTGGCCGGTCCCAGCAAACCTCACCAGCGGGTGAAGCTTGGTGGGATGAAGGACTCCTTTCTCGAGACCCTTCCCCGAATGCTCGAGGCGGGGGTCACCTCCGATGCCGACCGGTTTGATGATTGCGGATATTGGGCCGATGAGGGGGGTTCCTCTCACCCGGTGCCGGAGAAGTGCGGCTGTCCCACGGACCCCAGGCCGTTGTGCCGCTGCGTTGAGGAGGAGCTGGACCAGGCAAAGATCCCCATCTGCGACGGATCCGTTGTGATCGCGGCCATAACAAGCTGTACCAACACATCCAATCCATCGGTCATGATCGGTGCCGGACTTCTCGCACGTAATGCGGTTAAACGGGGCCTGAGGACCCGGCCGTGGGTCAAGACCAGCCTGGCCCCCGGCTCCGGCGTAGTCACAAGCTACCTGGATGATTCAGGCCTCACACCGTTTCTGGATGCATTGGGATTCCACGTGGTGGGCTACGGCTGCACAACCTGCATCGGAAACAGTGGGCCGCTGCGAGCCGGCATTGCCAAAGCCATCGAGGAGAATCAGCTCGTCACAGCGGCTGTTCTGAGCGGCAACCGGAATTACGAGGCCCGGATCAACCCATACATCCGCGCGAACTACCTTGCATCCCCCATGCTCGTGGTTGCCTACGCCATTGCCGGTTCGGTTACGGTTGACATGACCCACGACCCTCTGGGGCGGGACCCCAATGGCAATCCGGTATATCTTAAGGAAATATGGCCATCCCGGGAGGAGATACTGTCCACGGTTAAATCCTTCCTGGATCCAGGGAAATTCCTTGACGCGTACAGTCATATATACGAGGGAAACGAGTTCTGGAATTCCCTGAAGGATTCGGATTCAAATCTCTTCCCCTGGGATCCGGCTTCCATCTACATCAGGGAACCGCCTTTTTTCGATGACATGCCCGACACTCCCCCGGTGCCGAGGGATATCGAGGGAGCCCGTATTCTCGGGATCTTCGGAGATACCCTGACCACCGACCACATCTCGCCTGCCGGGACCATCCCGGATGACAGCCCGGCCGGACACTACCTCCTGGAAAACGGGATTCAGGGTTCGGACTTCAACAGTTTCGGTTCCCGGAGGGGAAACCACGAGGTGATGATGAGGGGCACCTTCGGGAACATCCGTATCCAAAATGCCATGGTTGAAGGGGAAGGAGGATGGACGCTCCATATGCCCGAGGGGGAACGGATGACCATTTTTGACGCCGCCATGCGCTATAAGGATGAAGATACGCCTCTCGTCGTAGTCGGCGGGAAGGAATACGGTGCAGGAAGCTCCAGGGATTGGGCCGCCAAGGGAACCCTCCTCCTCGGGGTGAAGGCCGTCCTGGCACAGTCGTTCGAACGCATCCACCGCAGCAACCTTGTGGGCATGGGTGTTTTACCTCTTCAGTTCGAGTCGGGCGAAAACACGGAGACCCTTGGTCTTACGGGGAAGGAAACCCTGGAGATCACAGGCATCGGCGAGGGTCTTGCGGCCAATGGAAAGGCCACCGTAACCGCCAGAATGGACGGGGCGGACGAAAAACCCATAACCTTTACCGCGGGGGTCCTTTTGAACAGCCCCGTGGAGGTTGAATATTACCGGCACGGTGGTATATTGCAGAAGGTCCTGCGGGATATGCTGGAAAACAGATAA
- the fumC gene encoding fumarate hydratase class II, with translation MMIKVSDSMGEMMVTKDAYYGASTQRAVLNFPVSGTTMPDGILHALALIKKEAARVNGELGLLTEEVVSAIDDAAAEVMGGKFQGQFPIDVYQTGSGTSTNMNMNEVIAARANEIMGSQRQGRTPVHPNDHVNLGQSSNDVIPSSIHIAVREYAGKSFLPALKTLKNSLSARSREFSRVVKVGRTHMQDAVPITLGQEFSGYASQVEHAMEAVEDTFLHLEELPLGGTAVGTGLNSHPRFAELVVLRIASQADIPFAIAPNRFAAMGGKDALVSLHKSLAAYASSLYKIASDIRFLACGPRCGIGEVAIPALQPGSSIMPGKVNPVIPESALQAAVRVMGNDVTVTMANASGNLELNVMMPLLAHVIMESLTLITNTTILMAKKCVDGISANIDRCEELVEQSLALITPLAQVIGYDEASRLAKEAGLTGKTVRQLVREKGILTEDEIKKALDPAGMVGN, from the coding sequence ATGATGATTAAAGTGAGCGATTCCATGGGAGAGATGATGGTCACGAAGGATGCCTACTACGGCGCCTCCACCCAAAGGGCCGTTCTAAACTTCCCCGTCTCTGGCACCACGATGCCGGACGGGATCCTGCACGCCCTGGCGCTGATAAAAAAAGAGGCGGCCCGGGTCAATGGAGAACTCGGCCTCCTGACCGAAGAGGTCGTTTCGGCCATTGACGATGCCGCCGCCGAGGTAATGGGCGGGAAATTTCAGGGCCAGTTTCCCATTGATGTCTACCAGACCGGGTCAGGCACCTCCACAAATATGAACATGAACGAGGTTATCGCGGCCAGGGCCAACGAAATCATGGGGTCCCAACGCCAGGGTAGAACCCCCGTACACCCCAATGACCACGTCAATCTCGGCCAGTCCAGTAATGACGTTATCCCCTCCTCCATCCATATTGCGGTCAGGGAGTACGCCGGAAAATCCTTTCTTCCGGCCCTGAAGACCCTGAAGAATTCCCTGTCCGCAAGGTCCAGGGAATTCTCCCGTGTGGTCAAGGTCGGCAGAACGCACATGCAGGACGCGGTTCCCATTACCCTGGGGCAGGAATTTTCAGGCTACGCCTCTCAGGTCGAACACGCCATGGAAGCGGTTGAGGACACCTTTTTACATCTGGAGGAATTACCGCTTGGCGGGACGGCGGTCGGCACAGGCCTCAACAGCCACCCGCGTTTCGCCGAGCTGGTAGTATTGCGGATCGCGTCGCAAGCGGATATTCCTTTTGCCATAGCCCCCAATCGGTTCGCGGCGATGGGCGGCAAGGACGCCTTGGTTTCCCTTCACAAGTCCCTGGCTGCCTATGCCTCATCCCTTTACAAAATCGCCTCCGATATCCGGTTCCTGGCCTGCGGTCCCCGCTGCGGCATAGGTGAGGTTGCCATCCCCGCCCTCCAGCCGGGGTCATCCATAATGCCTGGCAAGGTCAATCCGGTCATACCTGAATCGGCCCTGCAGGCCGCCGTCAGGGTCATGGGCAACGATGTGACCGTGACCATGGCCAACGCGTCTGGGAACCTTGAGCTTAACGTAATGATGCCCCTTCTGGCCCATGTTATAATGGAGTCTCTCACCCTCATCACCAACACCACCATCCTGATGGCGAAAAAGTGCGTGGACGGCATTTCAGCCAACATAGATAGGTGTGAAGAGCTGGTGGAACAGAGCCTGGCCCTGATAACTCCCCTGGCACAGGTCATAGGGTACGACGAGGCCTCCCGGCTCGCAAAGGAGGCCGGCCTGACGGGCAAGACCGTCAGACAGCTTGTAAGGGAGAAGGGCATCCTCACCGAGGACGAGATAAAAAAGGCGCTGGACCCCGCTGGGATGGTCGGGAACTGA
- the dgt gene encoding deoxyguanosinetriphosphate triphosphohydrolase produces the protein MLRIDREKKETADLAPYAALNSLSRGRLHPEEEHPYRLPFERDRDRIIHCTAFRRMEYKTQVFFYHEGDYFRTRLTHSLEVSQLSRSAALALNLNEVLAEAVALAHDLGHTPFGHAGERAMDALMSDEGGFEHNLQTLRVVDLLEYRYPGFPGLNLSWEVREGIAKHSTDYDQPDITVFGPTQPSLEGQIVELADEIAYNNHDLDDGLTSKLITLDQLEDITIWREVKGGVQKEMRGISSAMLRNEVIRRIINWQVTDLISTIAGNLKSMGISSRRELAQAPSRAAAFSTEMDSMNSELKSFLRENLYGHYRVVRMAEKAQRILRDMFMAYCEKPKQLPPHVYRKIEEDGNPVRVICDYMAGMTDKFALDEHRKLFDPLARV, from the coding sequence ATGCTGCGTATTGACAGAGAAAAGAAGGAAACGGCAGACTTGGCGCCCTATGCGGCGCTCAATTCCCTTTCCAGGGGCCGCCTGCATCCTGAGGAGGAACACCCCTATCGCCTCCCTTTCGAACGGGACAGGGACCGCATAATCCACTGCACCGCTTTCAGGCGGATGGAATACAAGACGCAGGTCTTCTTCTACCACGAGGGCGATTATTTCCGGACCAGGCTGACCCACTCCCTGGAGGTTTCCCAACTCAGCCGTTCCGCAGCCCTTGCCCTGAATCTTAACGAGGTTCTCGCCGAAGCTGTTGCGTTGGCTCACGATCTTGGGCACACCCCGTTTGGCCATGCCGGGGAAAGAGCCATGGACGCGCTCATGAGTGACGAGGGGGGGTTCGAGCACAACCTTCAGACCCTTCGGGTGGTTGATCTCCTGGAGTATAGGTATCCCGGGTTTCCCGGCCTGAACCTTTCCTGGGAGGTCCGGGAGGGGATCGCCAAACACAGCACCGATTACGACCAGCCGGATATAACCGTTTTCGGACCCACTCAACCGAGTCTGGAGGGCCAGATCGTTGAACTGGCCGACGAAATCGCCTACAACAACCACGATCTTGACGACGGTCTGACCTCGAAGCTGATTACACTCGATCAACTGGAAGACATTACGATCTGGCGGGAGGTCAAGGGGGGTGTTCAAAAAGAAATGCGGGGGATCTCTTCCGCCATGCTGAGAAACGAGGTCATCAGGAGGATTATTAACTGGCAGGTAACGGATCTCATCTCCACAATTGCCGGAAACCTCAAATCTATGGGTATTTCAAGCCGCCGCGAACTGGCGCAGGCCCCTTCGAGGGCAGCCGCCTTCAGCACGGAGATGGATTCCATGAACAGTGAACTGAAGTCCTTTCTGAGGGAAAATCTCTACGGTCATTACCGTGTTGTACGAATGGCCGAAAAAGCCCAGAGGATACTCAGGGACATGTTCATGGCCTACTGTGAAAAACCCAAGCAGCTGCCCCCGCATGTGTACAGGAAAATAGAGGAAGACGGCAATCCCGTTCGGGTGATATGCGATTACATGGCGGGGATGACGGACAAGTTTGCTCTCGATGAGCACAGAAAGCTTTTCGATCCGCTGGCGAGGGTGTAA
- the smc_2 gene encoding chromosome partition protein Smc, producing MKLKRLEIQGFKSFPDRTVFDLRSGGLTVIVGPNGCGKSNIVDAIRWTLGEQSAKLLRGQVMEDVIFNGSDRRKPMGFAEVTLLFDNDGSVNGQWKDYAEISISRRLYRTGESDYLINGVPCRLKDVKELLADAGGSSRGYSIVEQGRISLLVNSKPEEKRALIEEAAGVLKYRMRRLETQRKLEKTRQNLLRVSDVIREIKRQLDSLKRSAAKARRYRKLRDELAGLVLRLRFVEFGGIGAELGRLEKELSIKTDMLEAREAMLSGLEAREETLRVDLAAGEDQIAAFYETVRSIESEIARLEGDISVRESSIVALEERIGRLNDDDARLVEKGEAERSELVQLELGLKTIEGEYLRYDEELREAVSLFDEVDAEAKAAHESMDESRSTLFTFESERLRLVSEIESGKRSLESMERRKNDILHREEGLGTRFQKAGDSIAHGESRLEQVRNDRDNLSGGLLDHRNTLSKNREELSVLEGEISSISERLAEVRGLQRTLASMEEEMEGFSDGVRGVITEFAASDSSGVLGVVADYLEVPRKFEIAVMAVLGERLQHVIVDRPERGLSAVDYLKERSMGRGGFIPMSPRSGGSTDDGLRDVKGEGVLGPLLDNVRFSDKLNGVGKFLLGNTLVVEDLGKALNLWNRNGFSATMVTLDGDVVEPTGVITGGAFEGGKGDVLVRKRRLREVRLASESLGAELDQARAGRESVRARIAEIEARLLEMEKRHRDLDIKYLDAEGNLVVLRKERDHLAGVLEDLQAEREMVEEEEAGIREQMDAWQERLSQLKEEESAARKDLDTVEEDFHRLSILVETHRKQVEESRIRVNTVTLRKENFHRELQTAVDRSREVAVRLERIHEEIEESKKRILLHRAEVKTGAEAVERSASDLQEKKDRLVSMREKQQEARSEAVLLAGKARETRSESGGLRSESSSIDIKVHELRTERQNLIQRVREEHDLDLASLTEADFEEQEFDPDTTRERIGSLRQKISTLGEVNPGAVEEFEELNRRHDFLASQKKDLEESIDSLEKAIRKINRKSKERFLETFKEVNENFIRLCPVLFDGGTGRMVLIDESDPLNTGVDIQVEPRGKKLKNMQLLSGGEKALISLAMILSMFLVKPSPFCIFDEVDAPLDYENLEQFSRIIKDLSATYQILLITHNKKTMESADVLYGITMREPGVSQVVSVQMKDVA from the coding sequence ATGAAGCTTAAGCGTCTAGAAATTCAGGGATTTAAATCCTTTCCGGACCGAACTGTGTTCGATCTGCGTTCCGGCGGACTTACCGTCATCGTCGGGCCCAACGGATGTGGAAAAAGCAACATCGTCGATGCCATCAGGTGGACACTCGGAGAGCAGAGCGCGAAACTTCTCAGGGGCCAGGTGATGGAGGATGTCATCTTCAACGGGAGCGATCGTCGCAAGCCTATGGGGTTTGCGGAGGTGACGCTCCTTTTTGATAACGACGGCTCCGTGAACGGGCAATGGAAGGACTACGCGGAAATATCTATTTCCAGACGGCTTTACCGCACCGGTGAGAGCGACTATCTCATTAACGGGGTCCCATGCCGTCTTAAAGACGTGAAGGAGCTCCTTGCTGATGCCGGTGGAAGCAGCCGGGGCTACTCCATTGTCGAACAGGGGCGCATTTCCCTGCTTGTCAACTCGAAACCCGAGGAGAAGCGAGCTCTCATTGAGGAGGCCGCAGGGGTCCTGAAATACCGGATGCGTCGGCTTGAAACCCAGCGAAAGCTTGAGAAAACAAGGCAGAATCTCCTTCGTGTGAGTGATGTTATCCGGGAGATCAAGCGTCAGCTGGATTCCCTCAAAAGAAGCGCTGCCAAGGCAAGACGGTACCGTAAGCTCAGGGACGAACTTGCAGGCCTCGTCCTGCGGCTTCGCTTCGTGGAATTTGGAGGGATCGGCGCCGAACTTGGTCGTTTGGAGAAGGAGCTTTCCATAAAAACGGACATGCTCGAGGCCCGGGAGGCGATGCTCAGCGGCCTCGAGGCCAGAGAGGAGACCCTCCGTGTGGATCTGGCGGCAGGTGAGGACCAGATCGCCGCGTTTTATGAGACAGTCCGCTCGATCGAATCCGAAATCGCCAGGCTGGAAGGGGACATTTCCGTACGTGAGAGTTCCATTGTGGCCCTTGAGGAGCGAATAGGCAGACTGAATGACGACGATGCCCGACTTGTGGAGAAGGGTGAGGCCGAACGTTCTGAGCTGGTTCAACTGGAACTGGGGCTTAAGACTATTGAGGGGGAGTATCTGCGTTATGACGAGGAACTGAGGGAAGCGGTGTCCCTTTTTGATGAGGTTGATGCGGAGGCGAAGGCCGCCCATGAATCCATGGATGAAAGCAGATCTACCCTTTTTACCTTCGAGTCGGAACGCCTGCGCCTTGTATCCGAAATCGAATCGGGGAAGCGTTCCCTTGAGAGTATGGAAAGAAGGAAAAATGACATCCTCCATCGGGAGGAGGGCTTGGGCACAAGATTCCAGAAGGCCGGCGATTCCATCGCTCATGGGGAATCCCGTCTTGAGCAGGTCAGGAACGACAGGGACAATCTGTCAGGCGGCCTTCTGGATCACAGGAACACTCTGTCGAAAAACAGGGAGGAACTGTCGGTCCTGGAGGGAGAAATCTCTTCCATCTCCGAAAGGCTTGCGGAAGTCAGGGGGCTACAGAGGACCCTGGCATCAATGGAGGAGGAGATGGAGGGGTTCTCTGACGGAGTCCGGGGGGTGATAACGGAGTTTGCCGCGTCCGATTCTTCCGGGGTGCTGGGTGTAGTCGCCGATTACCTTGAGGTTCCCCGGAAATTTGAAATAGCCGTAATGGCGGTTCTTGGCGAGCGGCTTCAGCACGTCATCGTCGACCGGCCCGAGAGAGGCCTTTCCGCGGTGGATTATCTGAAGGAACGATCAATGGGCAGGGGAGGCTTCATTCCCATGTCGCCAAGATCGGGAGGTTCCACGGACGATGGGCTCAGGGATGTGAAGGGTGAGGGCGTTCTCGGGCCTCTCCTCGACAATGTGCGGTTTTCCGACAAGCTGAACGGAGTGGGAAAGTTTCTTCTTGGAAATACCCTCGTCGTCGAGGACCTCGGCAAGGCTCTGAACCTGTGGAACAGGAACGGCTTTTCCGCCACGATGGTTACCCTGGACGGCGATGTGGTGGAACCCACAGGGGTTATCACGGGGGGCGCCTTTGAGGGAGGGAAAGGGGATGTGCTGGTTCGCAAGAGGCGGCTCAGGGAGGTGCGGCTGGCCTCGGAGTCGCTCGGGGCGGAACTGGATCAAGCCCGGGCCGGAAGGGAGTCCGTCAGGGCCAGGATTGCGGAGATCGAGGCTCGCCTGTTGGAAATGGAAAAACGCCATCGGGATCTGGACATAAAATATCTGGATGCGGAGGGGAACCTGGTGGTTCTCAGGAAAGAAAGGGATCATCTCGCCGGGGTGCTGGAAGATCTTCAGGCGGAGCGGGAGATGGTGGAGGAAGAAGAGGCCGGAATCAGGGAGCAAATGGACGCCTGGCAGGAAAGGCTGTCGCAGTTGAAGGAGGAGGAGTCCGCCGCCCGGAAAGACCTTGATACGGTGGAAGAGGATTTCCACCGTTTGAGCATCCTTGTTGAGACACACAGGAAACAGGTTGAAGAATCCAGAATCAGGGTCAATACGGTAACCTTGAGAAAAGAAAACTTCCATCGTGAACTCCAAACCGCCGTGGATCGTTCCCGGGAGGTTGCCGTAAGGCTGGAACGGATCCATGAGGAGATTGAAGAATCGAAAAAACGTATTTTACTTCACCGTGCGGAGGTAAAAACCGGCGCCGAGGCGGTGGAAAGGTCCGCTTCCGATCTTCAGGAGAAAAAGGACCGCCTCGTCTCAATGCGTGAGAAACAGCAGGAAGCCCGCTCCGAGGCGGTGCTTCTGGCAGGGAAGGCCAGGGAAACCAGATCAGAATCCGGGGGCCTCCGCTCCGAGTCATCATCCATCGACATCAAGGTTCATGAGTTGAGGACAGAAAGGCAGAACCTCATACAACGGGTCAGGGAGGAACATGACCTTGATCTGGCTTCGCTGACGGAGGCAGATTTTGAAGAACAGGAGTTTGATCCGGATACCACCCGCGAAAGGATAGGAAGCCTGAGACAGAAGATCTCCACCCTGGGGGAGGTAAACCCCGGCGCGGTGGAGGAGTTCGAGGAGCTTAACCGGAGGCACGATTTCCTTGCCTCCCAGAAGAAGGACCTTGAGGAGTCCATCGATTCTCTCGAAAAGGCCATTCGAAAGATCAACCGGAAGAGCAAGGAGAGGTTCCTGGAGACTTTCAAAGAGGTTAATGAAAACTTCATCAGGCTTTGCCCTGTTTTATTCGACGGCGGTACGGGACGGATGGTTCTTATAGACGAAAGCGACCCATTGAACACGGGAGTGGACATACAGGTCGAACCCCGCGGCAAAAAGCTGAAAAACATGCAGCTCCTGTCCGGCGGCGAGAAGGCCCTTATCAGCCTGGCCATGATCCTCTCGATGTTTCTGGTCAAGCCCAGCCCGTTCTGTATCTTCGATGAGGTTGACGCGCCCCTCGACTACGAGAACCTGGAGCAGTTTTCCAGGATAATAAAGGACCTTTCTGCAACCTATCAGATCCTCCTCATTACGCATAACAAGAAAACCATGGAATCGGCTGATGTCCTTTACGGAATCACCATGAGGGAGCCGGGGGTGTCCCAGGTGGTTTCCGTTCAGATGAAGGACGTTGCCTGA